The Christiangramia flava JLT2011 genome has a segment encoding these proteins:
- a CDS encoding cystathionine gamma-synthase — translation MKFNTKTIHGGQENADPAYNSVMPPIYQTSTYSQSTPGGHKGFEYSRSGNPTRAMLEQSLASIENGEYGLAFGSGLAAIDAVMKLFKPGDEIISTNDLYGGSYRLFTKIFENFGIKFHFVGMQNTDGIEKLINEHTKLIWVETPTNPMMNIIDIEAFSKLAKKHGLLLAVDNTFATPYLQQPLELGADIVMHSATKYLGGHSDVVMGGLVVKDQELAEKLYFIQNASGAVCGPQDSFLVLRGIKTLHLRMQRHCENGEAVAKYLKSNPKIDKVYWPGFEDHPNHDIAKKQMKGFGGMISFTTRENTLKSATDIVEKLKVFTLAESLGGVESLAGHPASMTHASIPAEERQKTGVVDSLIRLSVGVEDEEDLIADLKRAIG, via the coding sequence ATGAAATTCAATACGAAAACCATACACGGGGGACAGGAAAATGCAGATCCGGCATACAATTCTGTGATGCCGCCAATTTATCAAACCAGTACGTATTCCCAAAGCACTCCGGGAGGCCACAAAGGATTTGAATATTCCCGAAGTGGAAACCCTACACGTGCCATGCTCGAACAATCGCTTGCCAGTATCGAGAATGGAGAATATGGGCTGGCTTTTGGTTCAGGCCTGGCAGCGATAGATGCTGTGATGAAGCTGTTCAAGCCCGGCGATGAAATCATTTCGACCAATGACCTGTATGGTGGCAGTTACCGGTTGTTCACCAAGATCTTTGAAAACTTTGGTATCAAGTTCCATTTCGTGGGCATGCAGAACACCGATGGAATTGAAAAACTGATCAACGAGCATACAAAGCTTATTTGGGTAGAAACACCCACTAACCCGATGATGAATATTATCGATATCGAGGCCTTTTCGAAATTGGCTAAAAAGCACGGGCTCCTGCTTGCGGTAGATAACACGTTTGCCACGCCTTACCTGCAGCAACCGCTAGAACTTGGTGCAGATATCGTGATGCACAGTGCGACCAAATACCTTGGCGGTCACAGCGATGTGGTCATGGGCGGACTCGTGGTAAAAGATCAGGAACTGGCTGAAAAACTATATTTCATTCAAAATGCGAGTGGTGCCGTGTGCGGTCCCCAGGACAGCTTCCTGGTGCTTCGCGGAATCAAGACCCTGCATCTTCGAATGCAGCGGCATTGTGAAAATGGGGAAGCGGTGGCGAAATATCTAAAATCCAATCCGAAGATTGATAAGGTGTACTGGCCTGGCTTTGAAGATCACCCGAACCACGATATCGCAAAGAAACAGATGAAAGGTTTTGGCGGGATGATTTCCTTTACGACCAGGGAAAATACGCTTAAAAGCGCGACTGATATCGTGGAAAAACTGAAGGTCTTTACCCTGGCTGAATCGCTTGGAGGTGTGGAATCTCTCGCAGGTCACCCGGCAAGTATGACGCACGCTTCAATTCCTGCGGAAGAAAGGCAGAAAACGGGAGTTGTGGATTCCCTAATTCGATTGAGTGTAGGGGTGGAAGATGAGGAAGACCTGATTGCTGATTTAAAGCGGGCTATAGGATAA
- a CDS encoding DUF2490 domain-containing protein — MKNAYLVLLPLLLFGASTFAQEHDSKWGAWYMYFLNHQIQDSKFGIQADAQYRDWQLGGDFQQSILRGALTYQPIPEIKAAFGYSYFVNGPEGNAKTTSMEHRIFQDINFPQKVGSFMSLNHRLRLEERWVEDQDFRTRVRYAAAFTIPITKNEHGATGFYLAIFDEIFINGQTHIGNGREVGLFDRNWLYGALGYALSKNLKVQLGALNQVTENSVKNNLQVSLIHSF, encoded by the coding sequence ATGAAAAATGCCTATTTAGTACTGCTTCCTTTACTTTTATTCGGTGCCAGCACTTTTGCGCAGGAACACGATTCTAAATGGGGTGCGTGGTATATGTATTTTTTAAATCACCAAATCCAGGATTCCAAATTTGGTATTCAGGCAGATGCGCAATATCGCGACTGGCAGCTGGGTGGCGATTTCCAGCAGTCTATTCTTCGTGGTGCTTTGACCTACCAGCCAATCCCGGAAATAAAGGCGGCGTTCGGTTACTCTTATTTTGTAAATGGCCCGGAAGGAAATGCCAAAACCACCAGTATGGAACATCGTATTTTTCAGGATATCAATTTTCCCCAGAAGGTGGGCAGTTTTATGAGCCTGAATCACCGCTTACGACTGGAAGAACGATGGGTGGAAGACCAGGATTTCAGAACCCGGGTGCGCTATGCCGCGGCATTTACTATTCCAATCACTAAAAATGAACATGGAGCGACAGGTTTCTACCTCGCGATTTTTGACGAGATCTTCATCAATGGTCAGACTCATATCGGGAATGGACGTGAAGTGGGGCTTTTTGATCGAAACTGGTTATATGGCGCGCTTGGTTATGCGCTTTCTAAAAACCTGAAAGTCCAGTTGGGAGCTCTCAACCAGGTAACCGAAAATTCCGTAAAGAACAACCTCCAGGTTAGTTTGATCCATAGCTTCTGA
- a CDS encoding M20/M25/M40 family metallo-hydrolase produces MLKITKTLMLSAVFATAGVFAQTQQEIVEKITAEANENSQLKELAHELLDVVGPRLVGSPQMKQAHDWAVAKYGEWGIPAENQQWGKWKGWKRGITHVDLVAPRVVSLEARQLAWSPSTGKKPVTAEVVVLPEATDSLDFVEKLKQVKGKFVMISMPQPTGRPDDNWEEWATEASFEKMKAERDSLGKLWDTRTGNTGLDRRELPKALEKAGAAGIISSYWSRGFGVNKVFSAYTEKIPTIDMALEDYGLLYRLAAYGDKPQIRVVAESENLGEMPTFNTIAEIKGTEKPEEYVILSAHFDSWDGATGATDNGTGTLVMMEAMRILKKLYPNPKRTILVGHWGSEEQGLNGSRSFVKDHPEIVENVQAVFNQDNGTGRVVNISGNGFLNAYDYLGSWLYAVPDEVSEHIETNFPGTPGRGGSDYASFVAAGAPAFNLSSLSWSYWNYTWHTNRDTYDKIVWDDLRNNVILTAVLAYMASEDPDRTSREKINLPMNRRTGEQMTWPEAREGNRDGTDN; encoded by the coding sequence ATGTTGAAAATTACTAAAACCTTGATGCTCTCTGCGGTATTTGCCACGGCGGGTGTTTTTGCACAGACGCAACAGGAAATCGTTGAAAAGATCACTGCGGAAGCCAATGAAAACAGTCAGTTAAAAGAACTGGCACATGAATTACTGGACGTGGTAGGACCGCGACTGGTAGGATCTCCGCAAATGAAACAGGCCCACGACTGGGCGGTCGCAAAATATGGAGAATGGGGAATCCCGGCTGAAAATCAGCAATGGGGAAAATGGAAAGGCTGGAAACGCGGTATCACGCATGTAGACCTGGTCGCTCCGAGAGTGGTGAGCCTGGAAGCCAGGCAGCTGGCCTGGAGCCCTTCTACAGGCAAAAAACCGGTAACTGCCGAGGTAGTCGTTCTTCCGGAAGCGACAGATTCGCTTGATTTTGTGGAAAAATTAAAACAGGTAAAAGGTAAATTCGTGATGATCTCCATGCCACAACCAACTGGAAGGCCTGATGATAACTGGGAAGAATGGGCAACGGAAGCTTCTTTTGAAAAAATGAAAGCCGAGCGGGATTCGCTGGGGAAACTCTGGGATACTCGTACCGGGAATACGGGTCTAGACAGGCGCGAACTTCCGAAGGCATTGGAAAAAGCCGGTGCTGCGGGGATCATTTCATCTTACTGGTCTCGTGGTTTTGGCGTGAATAAGGTCTTTTCAGCGTATACTGAAAAGATCCCGACAATTGATATGGCCCTGGAAGATTATGGATTACTATACCGGCTGGCAGCATACGGTGATAAGCCACAGATTCGGGTAGTGGCAGAATCAGAAAACCTTGGTGAAATGCCAACTTTCAACACGATCGCTGAAATAAAAGGTACTGAAAAACCGGAAGAATATGTGATCCTTTCGGCTCATTTCGATAGTTGGGACGGCGCTACCGGCGCTACTGATAATGGTACCGGGACGCTTGTCATGATGGAAGCTATGCGAATCCTGAAAAAACTCTATCCAAATCCTAAAAGAACCATTCTAGTAGGTCATTGGGGAAGTGAAGAGCAAGGGCTGAACGGTTCACGATCTTTTGTAAAAGATCATCCCGAAATCGTGGAAAATGTCCAGGCAGTTTTCAACCAGGATAATGGAACCGGACGAGTGGTCAATATTTCCGGAAACGGATTTCTAAATGCCTACGACTACCTTGGAAGCTGGCTGTATGCCGTACCGGATGAGGTAAGCGAACATATCGAGACGAATTTTCCAGGAACTCCGGGGAGGGGTGGTTCAGACTACGCATCGTTTGTAGCTGCAGGAGCTCCCGCTTTTAATTTAAGCTCCCTGAGCTGGTCTTACTGGAATTATACCTGGCATACCAACCGCGATACGTACGACAAGATCGTTTGGGATGACCTTCGGAATAATGTGATCTTAACCGCAGTTCTGGCCTATATGGCCAGCGAAGATCCAGACAGAACTTCGAGGGAAAAGATCAATCTGCCTATGAACAGGAGAACTGGGGAACAAATGACCTGGCCTGAAGCCCGGGAAGGTAACCGCGACGGAACTGATAACTGA
- a CDS encoding S9 family peptidase, with product MTKRLLVFALMLAGTAAAFAQTSELSVEKIMKDPKWMGNFPSAVYWGNDSQNIYFDYNPEVNESDSLYRININHPEKILKVSASEEKELVPRRGDFNADRSRKVYAENGNLFLYVSANRKKEELLDLPGRIENPQFLADETKVAFQIEDNAFIYNLKAGTVLQLTHIDKQGASRKNSEKKLSAKDQFLEDENLELLEVVQERKEKKESSEAYRNAIKDEPDYTFYLEGKDLGDLTVSPNAKFVTFNVIERERGKNTEVPNYVDASGYTVDLPARSKVGDMKYSAEMVLYQIEKDTALQIDFSGLPGISKLPDYAADYPERDWKETPRQVIPNSVYFSENGENAIINVRSTDNKDRWIVTLDLETGKLETLDHQRDEAWLAGPGIGYTYYGYQTMGWLPDNKNIYFQSEESGYSHLYILNTQNGKKKDLTKGDFEVFDPFISNDKKHWYLTTSEVDPGERHFYRMPLMGGKMEKLTSMTGNNDVSLSPDEKYMAVYHSYINQPWELYLKETGSNSDAKQLTSGQSAEFKQYNWREPEIIRFQAEDGAMVPARLYVPEENAKNGAAVVFVHGAGYLQNAHKWWSSYFREYMFNNLLTDLGYTVIDIDYRGSAGYGRDWRTGIYRHMGGKDLSDQVDGVKYLVENYDIDPEKVGIYGGSYGGFITLMGMFTQPETFKAGAALRSVTDWAHYNHGYTSNILNEPSEDPIAYRRSSPIYFAEGLEGDLLIAHGMVDTNVHFQDVVRLAQRLIELHKDNWEMAVYPVENHGFVEPSSWTDEYSRILKLFNESLLGK from the coding sequence ATGACAAAAAGACTTCTTGTCTTCGCCCTGATGCTTGCCGGAACAGCCGCAGCATTTGCCCAAACCTCTGAACTCAGTGTTGAAAAGATCATGAAAGACCCGAAATGGATGGGGAATTTCCCAAGTGCCGTTTACTGGGGAAATGATAGCCAGAATATCTATTTCGATTACAATCCGGAAGTAAATGAAAGCGATTCTCTTTATCGCATCAACATCAACCATCCTGAAAAGATCTTAAAGGTGTCTGCTTCAGAAGAGAAAGAACTGGTGCCTCGCCGCGGTGATTTTAATGCTGATCGTTCCCGAAAGGTCTATGCTGAAAATGGCAATTTATTCCTATACGTTTCAGCAAACAGGAAGAAGGAAGAACTTCTCGATCTACCGGGCAGGATTGAAAACCCTCAATTCCTGGCAGATGAAACCAAAGTTGCTTTCCAGATCGAGGATAACGCATTTATTTATAATCTGAAAGCCGGTACGGTACTGCAACTCACACACATAGACAAGCAGGGCGCTTCCAGGAAAAATTCAGAAAAAAAATTATCAGCCAAAGACCAGTTTTTGGAAGACGAGAACCTGGAATTGCTGGAAGTGGTACAGGAAAGAAAAGAAAAAAAAGAAAGTTCTGAAGCTTACCGCAATGCGATCAAAGACGAGCCAGATTACACTTTCTACCTCGAAGGAAAAGACCTTGGCGATCTTACGGTTTCACCAAATGCCAAATTTGTCACTTTTAACGTGATCGAACGCGAACGCGGAAAAAACACTGAGGTTCCAAACTACGTAGATGCCAGCGGTTACACGGTAGACCTCCCGGCAAGAAGCAAAGTGGGCGACATGAAATATTCCGCAGAAATGGTATTGTATCAAATTGAAAAAGACACCGCACTGCAGATCGATTTCTCCGGTTTACCAGGAATTTCAAAACTGCCCGATTACGCGGCCGATTATCCTGAAAGAGATTGGAAAGAAACCCCGCGGCAGGTCATCCCAAATTCCGTATACTTTTCAGAAAATGGCGAGAATGCGATTATTAATGTTCGTTCTACTGATAATAAGGATCGCTGGATCGTGACACTGGACCTGGAAACCGGCAAACTTGAAACCCTCGATCACCAGCGTGATGAAGCCTGGCTGGCAGGCCCGGGAATTGGTTATACGTACTACGGTTACCAGACCATGGGCTGGTTGCCAGACAATAAGAATATTTATTTCCAAAGCGAAGAGAGCGGCTACTCCCATCTTTATATTCTGAATACTCAAAATGGGAAGAAAAAAGACCTGACCAAAGGCGATTTTGAGGTTTTCGATCCGTTTATTTCAAATGATAAAAAGCACTGGTATCTCACGACTTCTGAAGTAGATCCTGGCGAAAGACATTTTTACCGCATGCCACTGATGGGTGGAAAAATGGAAAAACTCACCAGCATGACCGGCAACAACGACGTTTCTCTTTCACCAGACGAGAAATACATGGCCGTTTATCATTCTTATATCAACCAGCCCTGGGAATTGTATTTGAAAGAGACCGGAAGCAATTCAGATGCGAAACAACTCACCAGCGGACAATCGGCTGAATTCAAACAATATAACTGGAGAGAGCCAGAGATCATTCGGTTTCAAGCGGAAGATGGCGCCATGGTTCCGGCCAGATTATATGTTCCCGAGGAAAATGCAAAAAATGGCGCCGCAGTGGTATTCGTACATGGTGCAGGATATCTTCAGAATGCGCATAAATGGTGGTCCAGCTACTTCAGAGAATATATGTTCAACAATTTGCTTACCGATCTTGGCTATACCGTTATAGACATCGATTACCGCGGAAGTGCGGGTTATGGGCGTGACTGGAGAACGGGCATTTATCGCCATATGGGCGGAAAAGACCTCAGCGACCAGGTTGATGGTGTAAAATACCTGGTGGAAAATTATGATATCGACCCGGAAAAAGTGGGGATTTATGGCGGCAGCTACGGTGGGTTTATTACCCTGATGGGAATGTTCACTCAGCCGGAAACCTTTAAAGCCGGTGCCGCATTGCGTTCCGTAACCGATTGGGCACATTACAACCACGGCTATACCTCCAATATCCTGAACGAACCTTCAGAAGATCCCATAGCCTATCGCCGTTCGTCCCCGATCTATTTCGCGGAAGGTTTGGAAGGCGACCTGTTGATCGCACACGGGATGGTTGATACCAATGTGCATTTCCAGGATGTGGTAAGACTGGCGCAACGATTGATCGAACTGCATAAAGACAACTGGGAAATGGCCGTTTACCCGGTCGAAAATCACGGTTTTGTGGAGCCAAGCAGCTGGACCGATGAATATTCCCGTATTCTGAAATTGTTCAATGAAAGCTTACTCGGAAAATGA
- a CDS encoding DUF3298 and DUF4163 domain-containing protein, translating into MRKLWIILVVAGLFFSCKNDEKNEKIETENTTISFNSKTLEKSLDDCEPEQGECTFISINYPIAFGKDDAAARINKSIQNFIRNTVDYEDESSSKTPQELVDNFIANYQETASEFPEYELPWEATITGKTLFQNENMICLQFNTDMFTGGAHGYRSVNYLNFDAKTGKKLQNTDLFTAQFRDFVEHRFREKHHIPEGSNINSTGMFFENDEFHLPANIGFSKSEVILHYNAYEIAPYAAGDFRMVYPKSEIEQFLKTSSAKKQA; encoded by the coding sequence GTGAGAAAATTATGGATTATTCTTGTCGTTGCGGGCTTGTTTTTTTCCTGTAAAAACGATGAGAAAAATGAAAAGATCGAAACCGAGAACACAACTATCAGCTTCAACTCCAAGACATTAGAAAAAAGCCTGGACGATTGCGAGCCGGAACAGGGCGAATGTACTTTTATCAGCATCAATTATCCTATTGCCTTCGGAAAGGATGATGCCGCAGCCCGCATCAATAAAAGCATTCAGAATTTTATTCGGAATACCGTTGATTACGAGGATGAGTCAAGTTCCAAGACTCCGCAGGAACTGGTTGATAATTTCATCGCCAACTACCAGGAAACCGCTTCAGAATTTCCCGAATATGAATTGCCATGGGAGGCGACCATTACCGGCAAAACACTCTTTCAGAATGAAAACATGATCTGCCTGCAGTTCAATACCGATATGTTTACCGGTGGCGCCCACGGTTACCGAAGTGTGAATTACCTGAATTTTGATGCCAAAACCGGGAAAAAACTTCAGAATACCGACCTGTTTACCGCGCAATTCAGGGATTTTGTAGAGCACCGCTTCCGTGAAAAGCATCATATCCCTGAAGGTTCCAACATCAACAGTACGGGAATGTTCTTTGAAAATGATGAGTTTCACCTGCCAGCAAATATTGGCTTTTCCAAAAGCGAGGTCATCCTGCATTATAATGCTTACGAGATCGCTCCTTACGCTGCCGGTGATTTCCGAATGGTTTATCCAAAATCTGAAATCGAGCAGTTTTTAAAAACTTCTTCGGCTAAAAAACAGGCATAA
- a CDS encoding DUF1028 domain-containing protein codes for MKKIMLFCFLLTGIFSVNAQNAGIDKEAFAHTFSIVARDTLTGEMAVAIQSHWFSVGSLVSWGKAGVGVVATQSFVNPAYGPEGLALMDEGIAAEEALTRLIEKDEGRAYRQVAFLDATGNVSAYTGEKCVESAEDMQGKNFSVQANMMLNDRVVPAMAETFAMNPDLPLAERIVKVLQAAQEAGGDIRGKQSAALIVVGPDKTDKEWEEKKIDLRVDDSANPIQELARLLKVHRAYEHMNRGDLAVEANDMEKALLEYGTAEKMFPDNLEMKFWKAVALANSGRLEEAKPIFEKIFEQDDNWRKMIFRLPPSGLLNLSEEEIKSITE; via the coding sequence ATGAAAAAAATTATGCTATTTTGTTTCCTGCTTACAGGAATCTTTTCCGTGAACGCTCAGAACGCCGGGATCGATAAAGAGGCTTTTGCCCATACCTTTTCGATCGTTGCCCGTGATACCCTAACAGGCGAAATGGCCGTCGCCATACAGAGCCACTGGTTCTCTGTCGGCTCCCTGGTCTCCTGGGGAAAGGCAGGCGTTGGCGTCGTGGCGACTCAGTCTTTTGTAAATCCCGCGTATGGACCGGAAGGTCTGGCACTGATGGATGAAGGAATTGCTGCGGAAGAAGCCCTGACCCGCCTCATCGAAAAAGATGAAGGCCGTGCTTACAGGCAGGTCGCTTTCCTCGACGCTACTGGAAATGTTTCAGCGTATACCGGGGAAAAATGCGTGGAATCTGCAGAAGATATGCAGGGAAAAAACTTTTCCGTTCAGGCTAATATGATGCTGAACGACCGGGTAGTTCCGGCTATGGCCGAAACATTTGCAATGAATCCCGATCTTCCTCTTGCGGAAAGAATAGTCAAAGTCCTTCAGGCCGCTCAGGAAGCCGGTGGCGATATCCGCGGAAAACAATCAGCCGCACTCATCGTGGTAGGTCCCGATAAAACTGATAAAGAATGGGAAGAAAAGAAGATCGATCTTCGCGTAGACGACAGCGCGAATCCTATCCAGGAACTTGCCAGGCTGCTGAAGGTGCATCGAGCTTACGAACACATGAACAGGGGCGACCTTGCTGTAGAAGCTAACGACATGGAAAAAGCCCTTTTGGAGTATGGCACTGCAGAAAAAATGTTTCCAGATAATCTCGAAATGAAATTTTGGAAAGCCGTTGCCCTGGCTAACAGTGGCCGACTTGAGGAAGCAAAACCCATCTTTGAAAAGATCTTTGAGCAGGACGATAACTGGCGGAAAATGATCTTTCGCCTTCCACCTTCCGGTTTGCTGAATCTTTCCGAAGAAGAAATAAAAAGTATCACCGAATAA
- a CDS encoding DUF5602 domain-containing protein, with translation MKNPKFILSPQSLLYTFLLVTFLFSCQTEIIPEENFQSVDLKVANSNDFYGPAVPFGNGVVRSFLSLTKEGNPVAVGLEISEKAMRKLPDLDAEIILELPKKAEDLIIDHIALGWNPMGHEPPGVYDLPHFDMHFYWIPEEDVLAINSPDLAEKLPASMFWPETYFDTPGYVPMMGKHWLSALSPELAGSVFDHTFIYGSYDGNFIFYEPMITWDFLNNREFEDHYSIQQPENFARTGYYYAASYQIRFDEQKKVYRIAFTDLFWE, from the coding sequence ATGAAAAATCCAAAATTTATTTTGTCGCCCCAATCCCTGCTTTACACCTTCCTATTAGTAACTTTTCTATTCAGTTGCCAAACCGAAATTATTCCCGAGGAAAATTTCCAGTCTGTAGATTTGAAAGTGGCAAATTCCAATGATTTCTATGGTCCTGCCGTACCTTTTGGCAATGGTGTAGTTCGAAGTTTTTTAAGCCTTACCAAGGAAGGAAATCCCGTTGCTGTAGGCCTTGAAATTTCTGAAAAAGCCATGCGGAAACTGCCTGATCTGGATGCTGAAATCATCCTGGAATTGCCTAAAAAGGCGGAAGATCTTATTATTGATCATATCGCTTTGGGATGGAATCCCATGGGGCATGAACCGCCAGGAGTGTACGATCTGCCTCATTTCGATATGCACTTTTACTGGATTCCTGAAGAGGACGTCTTGGCGATCAACAGCCCAGACCTGGCTGAAAAATTACCAGCTTCCATGTTCTGGCCGGAAACCTATTTTGATACACCAGGTTATGTGCCTATGATGGGTAAGCACTGGTTGAGCGCCCTTTCCCCGGAATTAGCAGGGTCGGTTTTTGATCATACTTTCATCTATGGTTCTTATGATGGGAACTTCATCTTCTATGAACCCATGATCACCTGGGACTTTTTGAACAATAGGGAATTTGAAGATCATTATAGCATTCAACAGCCAGAAAACTTTGCCAGGACTGGCTACTACTATGCCGCTTCTTATCAGATTCGTTTTGATGAACAGAAAAAGGTCTACCGCATTGCATTTACCGATCTTTTCTGGGAATAA
- a CDS encoding cysteine desulfurase-like protein has product MIDLEYVRNQFPALQKDFVFMDNAGGSQALGKVIERISGYLVHHNVQLGASYKVSAEAGQKLRYTMNRIAEFLNASRPEEVVIGSSTTMLLKLLSLSISSQWQAGEEVIVTNTDHEANVSPWTALQERGIIVKTWEVNKETLELEIADLQKLLSPKTRLVAVTHASNVLGSINPIKEIAKTVHDAGALICVDGVAYAPHRQIDVQNLDADFYTFSWYKTYGPHLAVMYGRFEELQKLDSLNHYFIGKADIPYKLQPGNFNFELTYSTLGILEYYEELGTVHDHEAKNFTSKIQAAFKVMAWQEEKLAELLLSYLRSVPEITIIGITESDRHRRVPTISFVHENFRSDEIVEKVDPHRIGIRFGDFYAKKLIKALKLEEKNGVVRVSLVHYNSENEVKRLIRIFQSLF; this is encoded by the coding sequence ATGATCGACCTTGAATACGTAAGAAATCAATTCCCGGCACTCCAGAAGGATTTTGTATTCATGGACAATGCCGGCGGTTCTCAGGCTCTGGGAAAAGTGATCGAACGCATCAGCGGGTATTTGGTACACCATAATGTTCAGTTAGGAGCCTCCTATAAAGTTTCAGCAGAAGCAGGCCAGAAATTGCGCTACACCATGAACAGGATTGCAGAATTCCTGAATGCTTCCCGACCGGAAGAAGTGGTGATTGGTTCCTCAACGACCATGTTACTCAAATTGCTGAGCCTGAGCATCTCTTCCCAATGGCAAGCTGGAGAGGAAGTGATCGTCACCAATACTGATCATGAAGCCAACGTTTCGCCGTGGACGGCCCTTCAGGAACGCGGGATCATCGTAAAGACCTGGGAAGTCAATAAAGAAACGCTGGAACTGGAGATCGCTGATCTACAAAAGCTTTTGAGTCCAAAAACCAGGCTGGTTGCCGTAACGCATGCCTCCAACGTTTTAGGCTCAATTAATCCCATAAAAGAAATTGCGAAGACCGTGCACGACGCCGGCGCTTTGATTTGCGTGGATGGTGTGGCTTATGCCCCGCACCGGCAAATAGACGTTCAGAACCTCGATGCCGACTTTTATACTTTCAGCTGGTATAAGACCTATGGGCCTCACCTGGCGGTGATGTATGGTAGATTCGAGGAACTGCAGAAGCTGGACAGCCTGAATCATTACTTTATTGGCAAGGCGGATATCCCGTATAAATTACAGCCTGGGAATTTCAATTTCGAACTGACCTACAGTACACTGGGAATTCTAGAATACTACGAAGAACTGGGAACGGTTCACGACCATGAGGCCAAAAATTTTACTTCCAAGATCCAGGCAGCCTTTAAAGTGATGGCCTGGCAGGAGGAAAAACTGGCTGAATTGTTATTATCCTACCTTCGCTCAGTGCCTGAAATAACCATTATAGGTATTACGGAAAGCGACCGGCACAGGCGGGTTCCCACCATCAGTTTTGTGCATGAAAACTTCCGAAGTGATGAAATAGTGGAAAAAGTTGATCCACACCGTATCGGAATTCGATTTGGAGATTTTTACGCTAAAAAACTCATCAAAGCTTTAAAACTGGAAGAAAAGAACGGTGTCGTGCGGGTGAGCCTTGTTCATTATAATTCAGAAAATGAAGTAAAAAGACTGATCAGGATTTTCCAAAGCCTATTTTAA
- a CDS encoding YSC84-related protein has translation MKMRKGAFLLLLAAGMLSNVNVNAQSDMEDQKTDEQVVDHDKKAKLIEDAELASELFVENSTNLSELMDKAAGYVIFPNVGKGAYILGGAAGNGVLFENGKVAGFAEMRQLDVGLQIGGQAYRQIILFQTENELNKFKEGNYKLSGNASAVVINKGKAKAVEFNNGRAIATMPKAGAMVEVSVGGQKFDYSDQ, from the coding sequence ATGAAAATGAGAAAAGGAGCATTTCTGTTGTTATTAGCAGCCGGGATGCTATCGAATGTCAATGTAAATGCACAATCTGACATGGAAGATCAAAAAACCGATGAGCAGGTTGTGGATCATGATAAAAAAGCGAAATTGATCGAGGACGCCGAACTGGCAAGTGAGTTATTTGTAGAAAACAGTACGAATCTTTCTGAGTTAATGGATAAAGCCGCTGGCTATGTAATTTTTCCGAATGTTGGAAAAGGAGCTTACATTTTAGGTGGTGCCGCTGGGAACGGGGTGCTGTTCGAAAATGGCAAAGTGGCTGGTTTTGCCGAAATGCGCCAGTTGGACGTGGGATTGCAAATTGGTGGTCAGGCTTATCGCCAGATCATTTTGTTCCAGACTGAAAATGAGTTGAACAAATTCAAAGAAGGTAATTATAAACTTTCGGGAAATGCTTCCGCAGTCGTTATTAATAAAGGAAAGGCAAAAGCGGTAGAGTTCAATAACGGAAGGGCGATCGCCACGATGCCGAAGGCTGGTGCGATGGTCGAAGTTTCAGTTGGTGGACAAAAATTTGATTACAGCGATCAATAG